The following coding sequences lie in one Acropora palmata chromosome 3, jaAcrPala1.3, whole genome shotgun sequence genomic window:
- the LOC141876253 gene encoding ras-related protein Rap-2a-like has product MFNIEETDSANTPHYFKKFTIAVFGDSGVGKSSIVRLLVSQEHITKHEPTVEDFYVKYMTHRNKAYEIHIIDTSGTYEFPAMRRIAMEKADAAVLVYSLDKPNSFSKLDRYMEEITKCCDDRNRKIPVIIVSNKSDLPNLSEPTFYNSYGLKISICVHLEVKWKCLWLATSAKFNLNVDTIFNKLLDKLNPQGSAPRKKASFIRQILR; this is encoded by the coding sequence ATGTTTAACATAGAAGAAACCGATTCGGCGAATACTCCTCactatttcaagaaattcacCATAGCTGTTTTTGGTGATTCTGGAGTTGGAAAATCTTCAATTGTGAGGCTGCTTGTCAGCCAGGAGCATATTACAAAACATGAACCGACCGTCGAAGATTTCTACGTCAAATACATGACCCACAGAAACAAGGCTTACGAAATTCATATTATTGACACATCTGGAACCTACGAGTTTCCAGCCATGAGAAGGATCGCAATGGAAAAGGCAGATGCTGCCGTCCTGGTCTACTCACTGGACAAGCCAAATTCGTTCTCGAAGTTGGATCGatacatggaagaaataaccaAATGCTGTGATGACAGAAACCGGAAAATTCCCGTCATTATTGTCTCCAACAAGTCAGATTTACCAAACTTGTCGGAGCCAACTTTTTACAACTCCTACGGGCTGAAAATCAGCATTTGTGTTCATTTAGAGGTGAAATGGAAATGTTTATGGCTGGCTACCTCTGCCAAGTTCAACCTTAATGTTGACACGATATTTAACAAACTGCTGGATAAGCTAAACCCCCAGGGGAGCGCTCCGAGGAAAAAGGCAAGTTTTATAAGACAAATACTGCGCTGA
- the LOC141876254 gene encoding ras-related protein Rap-2a-like produces the protein MLSSFCEQADNCRKYTVAIFGDSGVGKSSIVRGLINESVIQEHIPTVEEFYVTEITHGKKSFELHIIDTSGTYEFPAMRKVALHKVDGVVLVYSLDKPNSFQKLERYMEEIKCSSRERKRKISVIVVSNKADLPNLAEPKFFNDVRGVEINSSDYVESKWGCPWLASSARFNLNVAKIFHRLLDELCPVENKKGPPRSGSILRAMLRH, from the coding sequence ATGCTTTCGAGTTTTTGCGAACAAGCTGACAACTGCAGAAAATATACTGTTGCTATATTCGGAGATTCCGGAGTCGGGAAAAGTTCCATCGTCCGAGGTCTTATCAATGAAAGCGTGATCCAAGAACATATACCAACAGTGGAGGAATTTTATGTCACAGAGATAACCCATGGAAAGAAATCCTTTGAACTTCACATCATTGACACTTCAGGGACTTATGAATTTCCTGCCATGAGGAAGGTAGCTTTGCACAAGGTCGACGGGGTTGTTTTGGTGTATTCTCTAGACAAACCCAACTCCTTTCAAAAGCTGGAGAGATAtatggaagaaataaaatgCTCTTCCCGTGAACGCAAGCGTAAAATTTCCGTCATCGTTGTGTCAAATAAAGCAGACCTGCCCAACTTAGCAGAGCCCAAATTTTTTAATGACGTACGAGGCGTTGAAATAAACTCTTCCGACTACGTTGAGTCCAAGTGGGGATGTCCGTGGCTTGCAAGCTCGGCTAGGTTCAATCTTAATGTGGCTAAAATATTTCACAGGCTTTTGGATGAATTGTGTCCAGTTGAGAACAAAAAAGGTCCGCCAAGAAGTGGGAGCATTCTCAGAGCCATGCTTCGACATTAA
- the LOC141876252 gene encoding uncharacterized protein LOC141876252 has product MVSVIPQLPRISENGINSMILPTSLNNYRPKKKLTRIVNGLNNLNNQDLSRQLNSIPPQLFWTPKTNSKKTHNFTIPRIVVDKAEDDIANSMKRYSCDFTRLGENCANSLLHPSFAASAAIAANDPSALKSIILSGAVNIDQLNSNGASALHEAAYDGKVGCVIALLQYGADVDNEDNEGWTPLHAAVCGQSIQCAELLIRRGANVRAKTDDGLSPLAIAMQQTDTEMIKLLTLFSNQRRIADKPKRSYKQAKEFFTPVVV; this is encoded by the coding sequence ATGGTATCTGTTATTCCGCAGTTACCGCGAATAAGTGAAAACGGGATCAATTCGATGATTCTGCCTACAAGTTTGAATAATTATCGACCCAAGAAAAAATTGACTCGAATTGTTAATGGGCTCAACAACCTCAACAACCAAGATCTTTCAAGACAGCTGAACTCTATTCCACCGCAACTTTTTTGGACTCCGAAAACGAACTCGAAAAAAACGCACAATTTTACTATTCCAAGAATTGTGGTCGATAAAGCAGAGGATGATATCGCCAATTCGATGAAAAGATATTCATGTGATTTTACAAGGCTTGGAGAGAATTGCGCTAACAGTTTGCTTCACCCTTCGTTCGCAGCGTCGGCAGCAATTGCTGCAAACGATCCATCAGCGCTCAAAAGTATTATTCTGTCGGGAGCTGTGAATATTGATCAGCTTAACTCAAATGGGGCCTCGGCGCTCCACGAGGCCGCGTACGATGGAAAAGTTGGTTGTGTGATTGCTTTGCTACAGTATGGCGCTGACGTAGACAATGAAGATAACGAAGGGTGGACTCCGCTTCATGCAGCTGTGTGCGGCCAGAGTATTCAATGTGCAGAACTTTTGATTCGACGTGGAGCAAATGTTAGAGCGAAAACCGACGATGGACTCTCGCCATTGGCGATTGCGATGCAACAAACGGATACAGAAATGATAAAGCTGTTGACTTTGTTTTCCAATCAGAGGCGAATAGCGGACAAACCGAAACGATCTTATAAGCAAGCAAAAGAGTTTTTTACTCCTGTAGTTGTTTAA